From the genome of Actinomycetes bacterium, one region includes:
- a CDS encoding nitronate monooxygenase, giving the protein MSVDAPLLSRPVIQGGMGVGVSGWRLASAVARGGGLGVVSGVAPDTMLARRLQDGDPDGDVRRALAVFPDHELAREVEGRYLRPAGRRDDAPYRPVPRLDVRQRRDAVRLTVLGAFVEVWLAKDGHHGAVGLNLLEKVQAWTPATLLGAMLAGVDAVLVGAGIPGHLPRLLDGLAHLEAVELPVDVEGSAPGAHRIRLEPAAVVGRLPSALRRPFFLAIVSSHVLAAYLCRDQATRPDGFVIEGPVAGGHNAPPRGRLVIDDSGQPVYGPRDEVDLDKVAALGLPFWLAGGYGTPDRLAEALAAGAAGVQVGTAFALSAESGMAPQLRTQLLEAARAGTLEVRTDPAASPTGFPFKVAVLAGTVADAVTYEHRERTCDLGYLRTAFERPDGSVGYRCPAEPVDVFVRKGGAVEETEGRTCLCNALTATIGLGQHRKDGTVEPPLLTLGADAAVVKALLARHPDGWTAADVLAFLAPARPA; this is encoded by the coding sequence ATGTCGGTCGATGCCCCGCTGTTGTCCCGCCCGGTGATCCAAGGCGGCATGGGTGTCGGCGTCTCGGGCTGGCGGCTGGCCTCCGCGGTGGCGAGGGGCGGCGGCCTGGGGGTGGTGTCCGGCGTGGCGCCCGACACCATGCTGGCCCGGCGGCTGCAGGACGGCGATCCGGACGGCGACGTGCGCCGGGCGCTGGCCGTGTTCCCCGACCATGAGCTGGCCAGGGAGGTCGAGGGCCGCTACCTGCGGCCGGCGGGTCGTCGTGACGATGCCCCGTACCGGCCGGTCCCCCGGCTGGACGTGCGGCAGCGACGGGACGCCGTCCGGTTGACTGTGCTCGGAGCGTTCGTCGAGGTGTGGCTGGCCAAGGACGGGCACCACGGGGCGGTGGGGCTCAACCTGCTGGAGAAGGTCCAGGCCTGGACACCCGCGACCCTGCTGGGCGCCATGCTCGCGGGCGTCGACGCGGTGCTGGTCGGCGCCGGCATCCCGGGGCATCTGCCCCGGCTGCTGGACGGGCTGGCGCACCTGGAGGCGGTGGAGCTGCCGGTCGACGTGGAGGGGTCGGCGCCCGGTGCGCACCGGATCCGGCTGGAGCCGGCCGCGGTGGTGGGCCGGCTGCCCTCGGCGCTGCGGCGCCCGTTCTTCCTGGCCATCGTCTCCTCGCACGTGCTGGCCGCGTACCTGTGCCGGGACCAGGCGACCCGGCCCGACGGCTTCGTCATCGAGGGGCCGGTCGCGGGCGGGCACAACGCGCCGCCGCGGGGCCGGTTGGTCATCGACGACTCGGGGCAGCCGGTGTACGGCCCCCGCGACGAGGTGGACCTCGACAAGGTGGCCGCGCTGGGCCTGCCGTTCTGGCTGGCCGGTGGGTACGGCACGCCGGACCGGCTGGCCGAGGCGTTGGCGGCGGGCGCGGCCGGCGTCCAGGTGGGGACGGCATTCGCCCTGTCCGCGGAGTCCGGGATGGCGCCACAGCTGCGCACCCAGCTGCTCGAGGCCGCGCGGGCCGGGACCCTCGAGGTGCGCACCGACCCGGCGGCCAGCCCGACCGGGTTCCCGTTCAAGGTGGCGGTCCTGGCCGGCACCGTGGCCGACGCGGTGACCTACGAGCACCGGGAGCGCACCTGCGACCTCGGCTACCTGCGGACGGCGTTCGAGCGGCCGGACGGCAGCGTCGGCTACCGGTGCCCGGCCGAGCCGGTGGACGTGTTCGTGCGCAAGGGCGGCGCCGTCGAGGAGACCGAGGGCCGGACCTGCCTGTGCAACGCGCTGACGGCGACGATCGGCCTGGGTCAGCACCGCAAGGACGGCACCGTCGAGCCGCCGCTGCTCACCCTGGGCGCCGACGCCGCGGTGGTCAAGGCGCTGCTGGCCCGGCACCCGGACGGCTGGACGGCCGCCGACGTGCTGGCCTTCCTCGCCCCTGCCCGCCCCGCATGA
- the fabG gene encoding 3-oxoacyl-ACP reductase FabG, which produces MARSVLVTGGNRGIGLAVAQAFLAQGDQVAVTSRTGDGPEGALALACDVTDQAQVEAAFEAIEAAYGPVEVLVANAGITRDTLLLRMSDEDFTATLDTNLTGAFRMARRASRGMLRARWGRLVFVSSVVGLLGSAGQANYAASKAGLVGLARSLARELGSRHITSNVVAPGFVDTDMTRALGEGRRAEIVGQVPLGRYATPEEVAAVVRFLASDEAAYITGAVIPVDGGLGMGH; this is translated from the coding sequence GTGGCTCGTTCGGTGCTGGTGACCGGTGGCAACCGGGGCATCGGGCTGGCGGTGGCCCAGGCGTTCCTCGCCCAGGGCGACCAGGTCGCCGTGACCTCGCGCACCGGCGACGGGCCCGAGGGCGCGCTGGCCTTGGCCTGCGACGTCACCGACCAGGCCCAGGTGGAGGCCGCGTTCGAGGCCATCGAGGCCGCGTACGGCCCGGTGGAGGTGCTGGTCGCCAACGCCGGGATCACCCGGGACACGCTGCTGCTGCGGATGTCCGACGAGGACTTCACCGCGACGCTGGACACGAACCTCACTGGGGCGTTCCGGATGGCCCGGCGCGCGTCGCGCGGCATGCTGCGCGCGCGATGGGGCCGGCTGGTGTTCGTCTCCAGCGTGGTCGGGCTGCTGGGGTCGGCCGGGCAGGCGAACTACGCGGCGTCCAAGGCGGGGCTGGTCGGGCTGGCCCGGTCGCTGGCCCGTGAGCTGGGCTCGCGCCACATCACCTCGAACGTGGTGGCACCGGGTTTCGTGGACACGGACATGACCCGAGCGCTGGGGGAGGGGCGCCGGGCCGAGATCGTGGGCCAGGTACCGCTGGGGCGCTACGCGACCCCCGAGGAGGTGGCCGCGGTGGTGCGGTTCCTGGCCAGCGACGAGGCGGCGTACATCACGGGGGCCGTGATCCCCGTGGACGGTGGACTGGGGATGGGGCACTGA
- a CDS encoding TldD/PmbA family protein, which produces MTHPIDESFRALPLGAICDAALQRCRDLGVEHADVRVERIRSQVVRLRDARLEGANDSEEVGFAVRVVHDGSWGFASGVHLTAAEAVRVAEQAVEMAQLSRPLSTERVELAPEPVHADSTWVSSYELDPITVPDADKVEVLADWSRRLLAAAGVDHVDASVYAVRENKFYADTAGTTTTQQRVRLEPEFTAVAVDATSGAFETMRTVAPPVGRGWEYLLGTGWDWHAELAEVPELLAERLRAPSVEAGTYDLVVDPSNLWLTIHESIGHATELDRALGYEANYAGTSFATFDQLGTLKYGSEHMHVTGDRTVEHGLATIGFDDEGVATQAWDIVRDGRLVGYQLDRNMARLKGLGRSNGCAYADSPGHVPVQRMANVSLQPASNGPSTAELIAGVERGLYIVGDKSWSIDMQRYNFQFTGQRFFLIRNGRLAGQVKDAAYQATTTDFWGSMAAVGGPQTYVLGGAFNCGKAQPGQVASVSHGAPSALFQGVRILNTVQEAGR; this is translated from the coding sequence GTGACCCATCCGATCGACGAGAGCTTCCGTGCCCTCCCGCTGGGGGCGATCTGCGACGCAGCGCTGCAGCGCTGCCGCGACCTCGGCGTCGAGCACGCCGACGTCCGGGTGGAGCGCATCCGCAGCCAGGTGGTCCGGCTGCGCGACGCCAGGCTCGAGGGCGCCAACGACAGCGAGGAGGTCGGCTTCGCCGTCCGCGTCGTCCACGACGGTTCGTGGGGGTTCGCCTCCGGCGTGCACCTGACCGCCGCCGAGGCGGTGCGGGTGGCCGAGCAGGCCGTCGAGATGGCCCAGCTGAGCCGGCCGCTGTCCACCGAGCGGGTCGAGCTGGCCCCCGAGCCGGTGCACGCCGACTCGACGTGGGTGTCCTCGTACGAGCTCGACCCGATCACCGTGCCGGACGCCGACAAGGTCGAGGTGCTGGCCGACTGGAGCCGCCGGCTGCTCGCGGCCGCCGGAGTGGACCACGTGGACGCCAGCGTCTATGCGGTACGAGAGAACAAGTTCTACGCCGACACGGCGGGCACCACGACCACGCAGCAGCGGGTCCGCCTCGAGCCGGAGTTCACGGCGGTGGCCGTCGACGCGACGTCCGGGGCGTTCGAGACCATGCGCACGGTCGCGCCACCGGTGGGCCGCGGCTGGGAGTACCTGCTCGGCACCGGCTGGGACTGGCACGCCGAGCTGGCCGAGGTCCCCGAGCTGCTAGCCGAGCGGCTGCGCGCGCCATCGGTCGAGGCGGGCACGTACGACCTGGTCGTCGACCCGTCGAACCTGTGGCTGACCATCCACGAGTCCATCGGCCACGCCACCGAACTGGACCGGGCGCTGGGCTACGAGGCCAACTACGCGGGCACGTCGTTCGCGACGTTCGACCAGCTGGGCACCCTGAAGTACGGCTCCGAGCACATGCACGTGACCGGCGACCGCACGGTCGAGCACGGCCTGGCCACGATCGGCTTCGACGACGAGGGCGTGGCCACCCAGGCGTGGGACATCGTGCGCGACGGCCGGCTGGTGGGCTACCAGCTGGACCGGAACATGGCCCGGCTCAAGGGCCTGGGCCGCTCGAACGGCTGCGCGTACGCCGACTCCCCCGGCCACGTACCCGTGCAGCGGATGGCCAACGTGTCACTGCAACCGGCGTCGAACGGGCCGAGCACGGCCGAGCTCATCGCCGGCGTGGAGCGCGGGCTGTACATCGTCGGGGACAAGAGCTGGTCGATCGACATGCAGCGGTACAACTTCCAGTTCACCGGACAGCGGTTCTTCCTGATCCGGAACGGCCGACTGGCCGGGCAGGTGAAGGACGCCGCCTACCAGGCCACGACCACGGACTTCTGGGGCTCGATGGCCGCCGTCGGCGGGCCGCAGACCTACGTGCTGGGCGGGGCGTTCAACTGCGGCAAGGCGCAGCCGGGGCAGGTCGCGTCGGTGAGCCACGGCGCGCCGAGCGCGCTGTTCCAAGGGGTACGGATCCTCAACACCGTTCAGGAGGCGGGTCGGTGA
- a CDS encoding metallopeptidase TldD-related protein, protein MTGSIRPQELVERALSLSQADGCVVIARESSEVNVRWAGNTLTTNGAMRGRALTVVATVDGAEGTASAVVSRSNVDAAELESLVRAAEDAARAAGPAEDARPLRSGVPAAADWDDDPAATSPGVLGAFAPALGEAFDRSRAAGRELFGFAEHQLVSTFVGSSSGLRLRHDQPTGRVELTAKADSRRLSTWAGASTRDFTDVDVADLEAQVATRLGWAQRSVELPAGRYDTVLPPGAVADLMVYLYWSASAREAHDGRTVFSRPGGGTRVGDRLSPLPVELYSDPAAPGLEAGPFVVAEASGATSSVFDNGVPLGRTPWIREGTLAALLQTRYSAELTGLPVTPAIDNLLLSVPGGTGGTDELVASTSGRALLLTCLWYIREVDPQTLLLTGLTRDGVYLVADGEVAGAVNNFRFNESPVDLLGRIQAASGTRRTLPREWADYFNRAAMPALRIDGFNMSTVSQAT, encoded by the coding sequence GTGACCGGGTCGATCAGGCCGCAGGAGCTGGTGGAGCGGGCGCTGTCGCTGTCGCAGGCCGACGGCTGCGTGGTCATCGCGCGGGAGTCCAGTGAGGTGAACGTGCGCTGGGCCGGCAACACGCTGACCACCAACGGCGCCATGCGCGGGCGTGCGCTCACCGTGGTCGCCACCGTGGACGGAGCCGAAGGGACGGCGTCCGCTGTCGTGTCCCGCAGCAACGTCGACGCGGCGGAGCTGGAGTCGCTGGTGCGCGCGGCCGAGGACGCCGCCAGGGCGGCCGGGCCGGCCGAGGACGCCCGCCCGCTGCGGTCCGGCGTCCCGGCCGCAGCGGACTGGGACGACGATCCGGCCGCGACGTCCCCCGGCGTGCTGGGGGCCTTCGCCCCCGCGTTGGGCGAGGCCTTCGACCGGTCCCGCGCCGCGGGGCGCGAGCTGTTCGGGTTCGCCGAGCACCAGCTGGTGAGCACCTTCGTCGGGTCGTCGTCCGGGCTCCGGCTGCGGCACGACCAGCCGACCGGGCGGGTGGAGCTGACCGCGAAGGCCGACTCGCGGCGGCTGTCCACCTGGGCGGGGGCCTCGACGCGCGACTTCACCGACGTCGACGTCGCGGACCTCGAGGCGCAGGTCGCGACCCGGCTGGGCTGGGCACAGCGGTCGGTGGAGCTGCCGGCCGGCCGGTACGACACGGTCCTGCCGCCGGGAGCGGTGGCCGACCTGATGGTCTACCTGTACTGGTCAGCCTCCGCGCGCGAGGCGCACGACGGCCGCACCGTGTTCAGCCGCCCCGGCGGTGGCACCCGGGTGGGCGACCGGCTCAGCCCGCTGCCGGTCGAGCTGTACAGCGACCCGGCCGCCCCGGGGCTGGAGGCGGGCCCGTTCGTCGTGGCCGAGGCGTCCGGTGCGACGTCGTCGGTGTTCGACAACGGCGTGCCGCTGGGCCGCACTCCCTGGATCCGTGAGGGCACCCTGGCGGCGCTGCTGCAGACCCGGTACTCGGCCGAGCTGACCGGGCTGCCGGTCACCCCGGCCATCGACAACCTGCTGCTCTCGGTGCCCGGCGGCACCGGCGGGACGGACGAGCTGGTCGCGTCGACGAGCGGGCGGGCCCTGCTGCTGACCTGCCTGTGGTACATCCGGGAGGTCGACCCGCAGACGCTGCTGCTCACCGGGCTGACCCGCGACGGCGTGTACCTCGTGGCGGACGGCGAGGTGGCCGGCGCGGTGAACAACTTCCGGTTCAACGAGAGCCCGGTGGACCTGCTGGGCCGGATCCAGGCGGCGTCCGGCACCCGGCGGACCCTGCCGCGGGAGTGGGCCGACTACTTCAACCGGGCCGCGATGCCAGCCCTGCGCATCGACGGCTTCAACATGTCCACCGTCTCCCAGGCCACCTGA
- the moaA gene encoding GTP 3',8-cyclase MoaA, protein MLVDTYGRVATDLRVSLTDRCNLRCSYCMPPEGLDWLPTPEVLTDDEIVRVIRVAVGLGVTEVRFTGGEPLLRRGLVDIVTQVAALAPRPRMSLTTNGIGLARVAAALEAAGLDRVNVSLDTLDREKFVRLAHRDRLADVLDGLAAADAAGLRPVKVNAVLMRGVNDDEAVELLRWCLDRGYELRFIEQMPLDAQHGWDRAQMATADEILAHLSEAFSLTPEGEQLRGSAPAETWLVDGGPGRVGVIGSVTRPFCGSCDRVRLTADGQVRNCLFARSESDLRAVLRSGGDDEAVAEVLRASLWAKHAGHGINDPAFLQPSRPMSAIGG, encoded by the coding sequence GTGCTCGTCGACACGTACGGTCGGGTGGCCACGGACCTCCGGGTCTCGCTCACCGACCGCTGCAACCTGCGCTGCAGCTACTGCATGCCCCCCGAGGGCCTCGACTGGCTGCCCACCCCCGAGGTCCTCACCGACGACGAGATCGTCCGGGTGATCCGGGTGGCTGTGGGGCTCGGGGTGACCGAGGTCCGCTTCACCGGGGGTGAACCGCTGCTGCGGCGGGGGCTGGTGGACATCGTGACCCAGGTGGCAGCGCTCGCACCGCGGCCGCGGATGTCGCTGACCACCAACGGGATCGGCCTGGCCAGGGTGGCGGCCGCCCTCGAGGCGGCCGGGCTGGACCGGGTCAACGTGTCCCTGGACACGCTGGACCGGGAGAAGTTCGTCCGGCTGGCGCACCGGGACCGGCTGGCCGACGTCCTGGACGGGCTGGCGGCCGCCGACGCTGCGGGGCTGCGTCCGGTCAAGGTCAACGCCGTCCTCATGCGCGGGGTCAACGACGACGAGGCGGTCGAGCTGCTGCGGTGGTGCCTGGACCGCGGCTACGAGCTGCGGTTCATCGAGCAGATGCCGCTGGACGCCCAGCACGGCTGGGACCGCGCCCAGATGGCCACGGCCGACGAGATCCTGGCCCACCTGTCGGAGGCGTTCTCGCTCACGCCCGAAGGGGAGCAGCTCCGCGGCAGCGCGCCGGCCGAGACCTGGCTGGTGGACGGCGGCCCGGGCCGGGTGGGCGTGATCGGCTCGGTGACCCGGCCGTTCTGCGGCTCCTGTGACCGGGTCCGGCTGACCGCGGACGGCCAGGTGCGCAACTGCCTGTTCGCCCGAAGCGAGTCCGACCTGCGCGCGGTGCTGCGCTCCGGCGGCGACGACGAGGCGGTGGCCGAGGTGCTCCGCGCCTCGCTGTGGGCCAAGCACGCCGGGCACGGGATCAACGACCCGGCCTTCCTGCAGCCGAGCCGGCCGATGTCGGCCATCGGCGGCTAG
- a CDS encoding dodecin gives MSNRTYRLTEIVGTSSTSIEDAISNGVGRAAQTLRHLDWFEVTEVRGQIVDGKVEYYQVGMKLGFRLEDA, from the coding sequence ATGAGCAACCGCACCTACCGGCTCACCGAGATCGTGGGCACCTCGTCGACGAGCATCGAGGACGCGATCAGCAACGGGGTGGGCCGGGCCGCACAGACGCTGCGGCACCTGGACTGGTTCGAGGTCACCGAGGTGCGCGGCCAGATCGTCGACGGCAAGGTCGAGTACTACCAGGTCGGCATGAAGCTCGGCTTCCGCCTCGAGGACGCCTGA
- a CDS encoding histidine phosphatase family protein, giving the protein MRRLVVLRHAKSDWPVGVVDRDRPLGRRGQRDAPAAGRWIAEHVGVLDAVWCSPARRTRQTWELLAAELGGTPPVEFDERIYEASVSDLVEVLRETAKGSASVLLVGHNPGVQELVLALAGGQRSEVQVLAETKFPTTGVALLDVNGPWRELAAGSARLADFAVPRG; this is encoded by the coding sequence ATGAGACGACTCGTGGTGCTGCGGCACGCCAAGTCGGACTGGCCGGTGGGCGTGGTCGACCGGGACCGGCCGCTGGGCCGACGGGGGCAGCGGGACGCCCCGGCCGCGGGACGGTGGATCGCTGAGCACGTGGGCGTACTCGACGCGGTCTGGTGCTCGCCGGCCCGGCGGACCCGGCAGACCTGGGAGCTGCTAGCCGCGGAGCTGGGCGGTACGCCGCCGGTGGAGTTCGACGAGCGGATCTACGAGGCCAGCGTGAGCGACCTCGTCGAGGTGCTGCGCGAGACCGCGAAGGGCAGCGCGTCGGTGCTGCTGGTCGGGCACAACCCGGGCGTGCAGGAGCTCGTGCTGGCGCTGGCCGGTGGTCAACGCAGCGAGGTGCAGGTGCTGGCCGAGACGAAGTTCCCGACCACTGGGGTGGCCCTGCTGGACGTCAACGGTCCCTGGCGGGAGCTGGCCGCCGGGTCGGCCCGGCTCGCGGACTTCGCCGTCCCGCGCGGCTGA
- a CDS encoding NADPH:quinone oxidoreductase family protein, translated as MRAIEITQFGGPERLQVVDRPDPVPHDGLVVVEVDQAGVNYADTHQTEDTYLSRQTLPMVPGAEVVGRLDGRRVLAVAATGGYAERTLAHPGTVFALPDDVGSTAALAMLIQGATAWHLLRTSTHLAEGETVVVHAAAGGVGTIAVQLAKRWGAGRVIATASTPEKRALALELGADVAVDGTPEGLRDRLREANGGHPVDIVLEMTGGPVFDESLRALAPFGRLATFGMASRQAPSPVTSGELMRSSRAVIGFWLAHCFPRRAMMDAALTDLFGMVGRGDLRVVEGGRYPLEQARRAHEDLLARRTVGKLVLDVREGTQA; from the coding sequence GTGCGCGCTATCGAGATCACCCAGTTCGGCGGACCCGAGCGACTGCAGGTCGTCGACCGGCCCGACCCGGTGCCCCACGACGGCCTGGTCGTCGTCGAGGTCGACCAGGCCGGCGTCAACTACGCCGACACCCACCAGACCGAGGACACCTACCTGTCCCGGCAGACGCTGCCCATGGTCCCCGGGGCCGAGGTGGTCGGCCGGCTGGACGGTCGCCGGGTGCTGGCGGTCGCCGCGACCGGCGGCTACGCCGAGCGGACCCTGGCTCACCCGGGCACCGTCTTCGCGCTGCCGGACGACGTCGGCTCCACCGCCGCGCTGGCCATGCTGATCCAGGGCGCGACCGCCTGGCACCTGCTGCGCACCAGCACCCACCTGGCCGAGGGCGAGACCGTCGTGGTGCACGCGGCCGCCGGCGGGGTCGGCACCATCGCCGTCCAGCTGGCCAAGCGCTGGGGCGCGGGACGGGTGATCGCCACGGCGTCCACGCCGGAGAAGCGGGCGCTGGCCCTGGAGCTCGGCGCGGACGTCGCCGTCGACGGCACCCCCGAGGGCCTGCGCGACCGGCTGCGGGAGGCCAACGGCGGCCACCCTGTCGACATCGTGCTGGAGATGACCGGCGGCCCGGTCTTCGACGAGAGCCTGCGGGCGCTGGCGCCGTTCGGCCGGCTGGCCACCTTCGGGATGGCCTCCCGGCAGGCACCCAGCCCGGTCACCAGCGGCGAGCTGATGCGCAGCTCGCGGGCGGTCATCGGCTTCTGGCTGGCCCACTGCTTCCCGCGCCGGGCCATGATGGACGCCGCCCTCACGGACCTGTTCGGGATGGTCGGACGTGGGGACCTGCGGGTGGTCGAAGGCGGGCGGTACCCGCTGGAGCAGGCCCGGCGGGCCCATGAGGACCTGCTGGCCCGCCGGACGGTCGGCAAGCTGGTGCTGGACGTGCGAGAGGGGACCCAGGCGTGA
- a CDS encoding DUF3099 domain-containing protein has translation MARRTGRVYRITAARTALSEDVDDRARRYLFSMLVRTGCFVGAVLASGPLRWLLIAGAVLLPYLSVVFANGGREPGRDEDLKTTVLQAERKQIGPTAPPA, from the coding sequence ATGGCACGGCGGACCGGCCGCGTGTACCGCATCACCGCGGCCCGCACCGCGCTGTCCGAGGACGTCGACGACCGGGCCCGGCGCTACCTGTTCTCGATGCTCGTGCGCACCGGCTGCTTCGTCGGCGCCGTGCTGGCAAGCGGGCCGCTGCGCTGGCTGCTCATCGCCGGCGCGGTGCTGCTGCCCTACCTGTCCGTGGTGTTCGCGAACGGCGGCCGCGAGCCGGGCCGCGACGAGGACCTGAAGACCACCGTGCTGCAGGCCGAGCGCAAGCAGATCGGGCCGACCGCCCCGCCGGCCTGA
- the fabI gene encoding enoyl-ACP reductase FabI, translating to MGILDGKRLLVTGVLTDASIAFHVARLAQQEGATVVLTSFGRAMSLTARIAGRLPAAAPVLPLDVTSEEDLAALADRVREHVDGLDGVLHSIGFAPEAALGGNFLNTAWPDVATAVQVSAYSLKSLAMAALPLMPQGGSVVGLDFDAAVAWPKYDWMGVAKAALESTSRYLARDLGPRGVRVNLVAAGPLKTIAAKSIPGFEEFQAVWDTRAPVGWDLSDPEPAARACVALLSDWFPKTTGEIVHVDGGVHAMGA from the coding sequence ATGGGCATTCTTGACGGCAAGCGGCTGCTGGTCACCGGCGTGCTGACCGACGCGTCCATCGCGTTCCACGTGGCGCGGCTGGCCCAGCAGGAGGGGGCCACCGTCGTGCTGACCTCGTTCGGTCGGGCCATGAGCCTGACCGCGCGGATCGCCGGGCGGCTGCCGGCGGCCGCTCCGGTGCTGCCGCTGGACGTCACGTCGGAGGAGGACCTCGCGGCGCTGGCCGACCGGGTGCGCGAGCACGTCGACGGCCTGGACGGCGTGCTGCACTCGATCGGGTTCGCCCCGGAGGCGGCGCTCGGCGGGAACTTCCTGAACACGGCCTGGCCGGACGTGGCGACCGCCGTCCAGGTGTCGGCGTACTCGCTGAAGTCGCTGGCCATGGCCGCGCTGCCGCTGATGCCGCAGGGCGGCTCGGTCGTGGGGCTGGACTTCGACGCGGCCGTGGCGTGGCCCAAGTACGACTGGATGGGCGTGGCCAAGGCCGCGCTGGAGTCGACGTCGCGGTACCTGGCCCGCGACCTGGGCCCGCGCGGGGTGCGGGTCAACCTGGTCGCGGCCGGGCCGCTCAAGACGATCGCGGCGAAGTCGATCCCCGGGTTCGAGGAGTTCCAGGCGGTGTGGGACACCCGGGCGCCGGTCGGCTGGGACCTGTCCGACCCGGAGCCGGCTGCGCGGGCCTGCGTGGCGCTGCTGTCGGACTGGTTCCCCAAGACGACCGGGGAGATCGTGCACGTGGACGGCGGCGTCCACGCCATGGGCGCCTGA
- a CDS encoding potassium channel protein, translating to MTQLIGDDDPVVSRRRMPRNRRANEAWAPVGRGLARLAFALLVGTLGSLLLGLGALDAAYQAVTTLTTIGFREVVPFGPGLKIFTMIYALLGVGAVLYTLTALLEALGEGHVADLWGTCRVERTIARLHGHTIVCGWGGVGRAASHQLARSGHAVVVVDVDSERVTDCPYPYVVGDASSEEVLLRAGVERAATLVAALENDAASVYLVLTARALRPDLSIIARARTDDATAQLQHAGANRVVNPQRIGGDRIAAFALQPHLTEFLDVAMRDSGVEFRLEEVDVRAGSALAGRSVRETRLQEGGGAPLLALRRAGAQFETNPSPEATIDPGDVVIVVGTADQVQQIRAAAGMVT from the coding sequence GTGACGCAACTGATCGGCGATGATGACCCCGTGGTGTCCCGACGACGAATGCCGCGGAACCGGCGGGCCAACGAGGCCTGGGCGCCGGTCGGCCGCGGCCTCGCACGGCTCGCTTTCGCCCTGCTCGTCGGCACGCTGGGGTCCCTGCTGCTCGGGCTCGGCGCACTGGACGCCGCCTACCAGGCGGTGACCACGCTCACCACCATCGGGTTCCGCGAGGTCGTCCCGTTCGGACCCGGGCTGAAGATCTTCACCATGATCTACGCGCTGCTGGGCGTGGGGGCCGTGCTCTACACCCTCACCGCACTGCTCGAAGCCCTCGGCGAGGGGCACGTGGCCGACCTGTGGGGGACCTGTCGCGTGGAACGCACTATCGCCCGGTTGCACGGGCACACCATCGTCTGCGGCTGGGGCGGGGTCGGCCGGGCCGCCTCGCACCAGCTGGCCCGGTCCGGGCACGCCGTCGTCGTCGTGGACGTGGACTCCGAGCGGGTGACGGACTGCCCCTACCCCTACGTCGTCGGGGACGCCTCCAGCGAGGAGGTGCTGCTCCGAGCCGGTGTCGAGCGGGCCGCGACACTGGTCGCCGCCCTGGAGAACGACGCCGCGTCGGTGTACCTGGTGCTGACCGCACGGGCGCTGCGACCGGACCTGTCCATCATCGCCCGGGCCCGCACGGACGACGCGACCGCCCAGTTGCAGCACGCCGGGGCGAACCGAGTGGTGAACCCGCAGCGCATCGGTGGTGACCGGATCGCGGCGTTCGCGCTGCAGCCGCACCTGACCGAGTTCCTGGACGTCGCGATGCGGGACAGCGGCGTGGAGTTCCGGCTCGAGGAGGTCGACGTCCGGGCCGGCTCGGCGCTGGCCGGCCGTAGTGTGCGCGAGACCCGGTTGCAGGAGGGCGGCGGCGCGCCGCTGCTGGCGCTGCGCCGGGCCGGGGCGCAGTTCGAGACCAACCCCTCACCGGAGGCCACCATCGACCCAGGGGACGTCGTCATCGTGGTCGGCACCGCCGACCAGGTCCAGCAGATCCGAGCCGCGGCGGGGATGGTGACATGA
- a CDS encoding SURF1 family protein has product MLSLLRQRRWVGLTFLVVALVLLCYRLAHWQLDRLHGREAANASITAAEKLAPIPPEQLLAVGRQTSSAHWRQLTVTGTWDADHQLLVRNRPQDGSNGFWVLTPLTSAQGTALLVVRGWVPYPMQADQNPDVPAPQPGQVTGVVRVQGSEPAKPTQLPTGQVLRVNVPSIAKDLPYPVYGDYADLVSEQPQPASAPTPLPAPTLDNGPHLSYAMQWYAFGVVAIVGWFVLLRRDAQAAAQDRAAAAEAAAADEHTVPTPG; this is encoded by the coding sequence GTGCTCTCCCTGCTGCGCCAGCGACGATGGGTCGGCCTGACCTTCCTCGTCGTCGCGCTGGTGCTGCTGTGCTACCGGCTCGCGCACTGGCAGCTGGACCGGCTGCACGGCCGCGAGGCGGCCAACGCGAGCATCACGGCGGCCGAGAAGCTGGCTCCGATCCCTCCCGAGCAGCTGCTCGCGGTGGGCCGGCAGACCTCGTCGGCGCACTGGCGCCAGCTCACGGTCACCGGAACGTGGGACGCCGACCACCAGCTGCTCGTCCGCAACCGGCCGCAGGACGGCAGCAACGGGTTCTGGGTGCTGACCCCGCTGACGAGCGCGCAGGGCACCGCGCTGCTCGTCGTCCGGGGCTGGGTGCCCTACCCGATGCAGGCCGACCAGAACCCCGACGTCCCGGCCCCGCAGCCCGGCCAGGTCACGGGGGTGGTGCGGGTCCAGGGCAGCGAGCCGGCCAAGCCGACCCAGCTGCCGACCGGCCAGGTGCTGCGGGTCAACGTCCCCAGCATCGCCAAGGACCTGCCGTACCCGGTGTACGGCGACTACGCGGACCTGGTCTCCGAGCAGCCGCAGCCGGCGTCGGCGCCGACCCCGCTGCCCGCCCCCACCCTGGACAACGGGCCGCACCTGTCCTACGCCATGCAGTGGTACGCCTTCGGCGTGGTCGCCATCGTGGGCTGGTTCGTGCTGCTGCGCCGCGACGCTCAGGCGGCCGCCCAGGACCGGGCCGCCGCGGCCGAGGCGGCCGCGGCCGACGAGCACACCGTCCCGACGCCCGGGTGA